The Glycine soja cultivar W05 chromosome 9, ASM419377v2, whole genome shotgun sequence sequence GACGCGCTTTCAGCGCGTCCACGAGCCAGGTGAGGGCTTTACCGCCGAAGCCGAGGGGGAGCTTGGAGCGGGGTTTGGAGATGCAGAGGAGCTCGAAGTTGGACCAGCGCTTGTCGCGGACGAGGGCTTGGTCGAGGCGGCAGTCGCCGTTGAGGACCTCGATTACGGTGTAGTTGACGCGGTTCTCGAGGCCGAGGAGGAGGTCGAGGTTGCGGAGGCCGACGTCGGCGTCGATGGCGACCACGGAGAAGCCCAGGCGGGCGAGGGAGAGGCCGATGTTGGCGGTGGTGGTGGTCTTGCCCACGCCGCCCTTTCCGGAGGTAATGACGGTGACGCGCGGGATGGAACCGGAGAGCTCGGGCTTGCGGTTCCACTGGAGGAGGGCAGTGGGGGGTTTGGGTTTGGGTTTTTTGGAGGTTAGGGTTTTGGAGAGGAGGAGAGGGGAATGGGGGCGGAGGAGGAATGTGGAGTTGGGGGCGGTGGTGGCGCCGGGGAGAAGGTGGAGAGAGGGCATTGGGAAGaggagagagggagaaagagaagaagaagaagaagcacagTGGCTGAGTGAGTAACCACTGGAAGGGAGAAATGGAAGTAGAGGAGATTGATAATTTGGGTTTGGGTTGCGTtagctctttcttttttttgttttttttttcttcttcttttaaatttgtaaacaTTCAAAAAATGTAGTGAGTAcctaaaaaaaactacaaagtttaatgtctaaaaaataaatcccttgaaaaaaaaaagaaaacaattcccaaattaattaggaatttctttacccaaaaaattatttaggaatttgatttgaatttatggttgttctttataattttatgattgtgTAATTTTGGTTCTTTAACAATTCCCAAATTATTTAGGAATTTCTTTacccaaaaaattatttaggaattTGACTGAAATTTATGGTTGTTCtttataattgtgtaattttagttctttattAGTTTTacattttatgatatatttttagtaGATTTTAAGAATAAATGTATTTGCCTAATGTAAAAGGAGTAATCATTAGACGGACATACAAGAAACCTAACCTAATTCAATTTGTTGATCAAGCTTGTGATTTTGTTGGGGATTTTATTGGGCTCCTTCAATGGAGATGCAAAACATAGGAATTTATATTTGTGTGACTTGAATAATAAGGaggatggttttttttttcgaagAACAATCTAGAATCTGAATTCTAGTGCTATAATTTGGGATTAGTTTGaagcaaaaaacaaaattaatgttCTAGGGATGTTTCTATTTTGTACATCTTCCTTGTTTATTGGGTATGGTTGTGAACATGGTGTAGaagcaaataacacaagaagggagattgaattatgtttttaaaaatttaaaatttttctacATACTGAAAGCATATCTATCATCTGATGCAAATAAACCTAAAATCACTTAGAAATGTTTTGAttcaaactttatcaaatgataaaaaaaatagctttCTTTGTAAAACGAAATGAGATATAAGatctaaaaacaaattcaaaaccttttgtcAATTCAAACAACAAGAAAGCACACAAAGAATTATATTGGTTCGTCTCAAATCCGATACTACATCCAGTTCTTGGCAACCACTAAGTTTCCGCTAACTCATGAAAGTTATAAGTATTGTTCATTGTTACTTCTGGCTCTTACACTTGCAAGTTTTACCTCGAGTTTGACTTAAATCCAATATTCGTTGTCATACCAAGTCATTGTTGGctctaaataaatcaataagATTTGTTGGAAGATTGTACACTAACTAAATATGTGATCATCTTACAGACGAATATATCACTAAACACTTTTAATCTTTTCTCTCAAGGTATACaaggtgttttgagagcttagtacttttacaagaatttacaaaaaatttacaagaaagaatgaaagaataatTCGTGTAGATGATTTATGTCTTGTTTCTTCAAAACTTCTTCTATATATAGCCTTCATCTCCAAGTATTTGTTGTCTCACAATGGTTGGATTCTTCACTTTGTTCTTTATTTGAAGTCTTAAGTCTATTGGAGCatttaatgcttgcattaaatgcacATCTCTTTTTCATGCAAAGTCCATGCTAATAGGTTAGCGTGCCTAGTACTTCAACAGGGAAGTCACTTCTTTCATCATAGAAAGTCTGCAACAACAGAGTGCACCCTTTGATGAGGATCAGCAACTCCCAAATTGTGgaattcatttattcttcagaTCCTAGGAGAATGTTTTTTACATGAAAGAATCTAATACACATAGTATTAAATGAAGGTCATAAATGTTATATCAGATCGTCTTATGAATGTATTGTCTAAAACTTCAGACGCACAAATATAGATTATGATGATTTGATAACATATCAGACacaacttttttcatttttatttttttgcatctaatcaaaataattatgaaatctGATTCGTCTTTAAGACATGAATCTCTTTTGACTAAACACATGGAAAATGCATCAGTGTTTCATGTGACAGTAATAGAGATGCTCATACTAGAGAATGTCTGTGTGTTAGGATTTGTGGCGAACAATGGTTGTTTGGTATTTAAGGAAAACCCCCCACCATCTACAATGGTAAACAATTCATCGATATTATGTTCATCTCACATAGTGTGGAGGTTGTATTGTGTATACTAAGAAGAAGTATAGGAAATCAAAAGACTATGGCTTGAATCTTGTAGATGACAtgttgttttttacttttattttttaatgtaacatgTGTCACTTTAAGATTGGATGTGTCCAAGAATGACATGTTAGGTGCATGTCTATTTAAGAGTTTCTCATGTCAACTAGTGTTTAATGTAGATAATTCAGCTCTAGGAATCCATGGTCAACATAGGATGTGTGGTGCTCAACACAACTCTCATTCTCAACTCAagattttttgttctttgtttcaacATCCCTcacaataaatttgaatttacatATTTGAAGCggaattttcatattttgaatataataaaGCTAATGGTGGGTCAAATTTATGTTTTAGTGAGGCCCAAACACCCATAAACATGTGTTAAGACCTTTACTATAAATAACTTGTTTATAAAGAACTTTAAATCATTGCGAATTGTAGGCCTTGCTTATGTTAAGAGACTATAGTATTTCTCTTATTTACTATTTCGCCTATGACCCATAAAATCTTTGGACTAACCTAACAATTAGCcctttctcactttttttttttgcatgcttTAGTGCTAATGTTCAGCCTTTACACACCCACCCactaatattttcataaaacttATTTCAAGAACATCCATTCTTccttttatgtattttgttgtaGATATTCTTACTTTTAGACacactcttctttttttcttgtgtttcACAAATTGATAAAGACCAACCTAAAAAGACCTTGGATTGGGGACTTAGGAGAGCTTGAATGGATGGGAAGGCCCTATGACTAGAGCAAAAAGAAAGTATCAAAGAAGAATTGAAcaaacactactacaaaaataagatttaacATCGCGAAgttaatatcaattttgatgaaaacaaaTGTTACAAAATGCGCCatgaaatttttgtaaataaaatgtcatCATCAACACCAATTTTAGAAATATTGATGTTAACAAGGAaattttaacattggtttttaaaaaactaatgcTGTAAATACTcacttaacatcaatttttaaaaaaccgatgttgaggTTTATAAAAAAGACCCCCCTTTCTCTGTCTCGAAaccctttctcttttctctctcttgaaccccccccccccccccactcgAACCCACTTCGCCATTGCATCACTTTAACCTCTGATACGCTTCATTGGAACAAGAACAACACCTTCGCGAAGGTATTCTTGATGTTGATTGACGTGATGCTTCTTATCCGCAACAATGGCTTCAACATCCTCACCTTAGTGGTGATGTACGCGGAACTCGTGAAGCTGAACAACATGATTGTGTTTGCCATCAAAGAACTCTCCATCTTCTTCGGTTTGCATGTGTACATCAACAACGTCAGGTTCCACATCATGTCGAACCATTGTCTATCCATCACGGATCTCGATAAGCTTATGGTCGGAATTGCTCTACAAACACTGGAGCAAGGCCAATCGCTGCTCAACACTACCTTCGACAAAGGAGAGACCT is a genomic window containing:
- the LOC114425773 gene encoding putative septum site-determining protein minD homolog, chloroplastic is translated as MPSLHLLPGATTAPNSTFLLRPHSPLLLSKTLTSKKPKPKPPTALLQWNRKPELSGSIPRVTVITSGKGGVGKTTTTANIGLSLARLGFSVVAIDADVGLRNLDLLLGLENRVNYTVIEVLNGDCRLDQALVRDKRWSNFELLCISKPRSKLPLGFGGKALTWLVDALKARPQGSPDFILIDCPAGIDAGFITAITPANEAVLITTPDITSLRDADRVTGLLECDGIRDIKMIVNRVRTDMIKGEDMLSVLDVQEMLGLPLLGAIPEDTEVIRSTNRGYPLVLNKPPTLAGLAFEQAAWRLVEQDSMQAVVVEEQPKRGFFSFFGG